One genomic window of Ottowia oryzae includes the following:
- a CDS encoding penicillin-binding protein 1A: MPSENSPNGVNKRTTPSQPSWLKWLLKGLMWAVGTVVALALCAVMGGLMALAIAYPNLPDVSELSNYRPKLPLRIYTAEGTLISEFGEERRNLTPIDKIPKAMKDAVLAVEDARFYEHGGVDYMGVARAALANLGREKSQGASTITMQVARNVYLSSEKTYTRKIYEVLLTFKLEHMLTKDQILEIYMNQIFLGNRAYGFAAASETYFGKPLKDITIAEAAMLAGIPKFPSSANPIANFDRARERQLYILDRMVENGFITKEQAAEAKEQPLRIRPANEGTRVHAEFVAEMVRQMMFAQYGEETYSRGLNVYTSINTDDQNAAYAALRKGILDYDRRQSYRGPEKFVEVPKDPAEIVAMADEALTGHPDMGDLQAALVVEASPRSVTAVRHNGAKITMTGEALRVAQTGLSAKAGPAIKIRPGAVIRVTENSKGNWSIAQVPEVEGALIALDPRNGAVKALVGGFDFDKNKFNHVTQAWRQPGSSFKPFIYSAALEKGFSPTTVINDTPMFFDSSVTGGQPWEPKNYEGGFEGPMTMKRGLARSRNMISIRILQSITPQFGQEWVSRFGFDADKHPAYLTMALGAGSVTPMQLAAGYSVFANGGFRVNPFLVTRITDHTGRVLVESQPAGPVETNRAIDARNAFIMGTMLNDVARSGTAAKAQGQLKRPDIYGKTGTTNDSMDAWFAGYQPSLVGVVWMGYDTPRNLGARETGGGLSLPIWINFMQTALKGVPVSEPTPPEGVTRVGGDWYYEEYARGGGISNLGGAGLAPPTEADPSAEGGGAPAPSEERNRILDMFKN; encoded by the coding sequence ATGCCGTCTGAAAATTCGCCGAATGGCGTGAACAAGCGCACAACACCATCGCAGCCCTCCTGGTTGAAGTGGTTGCTCAAAGGCCTCATGTGGGCCGTCGGCACTGTGGTCGCCTTGGCGCTGTGCGCCGTCATGGGTGGCCTGATGGCGCTCGCCATTGCCTACCCCAACCTGCCGGACGTCTCTGAGTTGTCCAACTACCGGCCCAAGCTGCCTTTGCGCATCTATACGGCGGAAGGCACCTTGATCAGCGAGTTCGGCGAAGAACGCCGCAACCTCACGCCGATCGACAAGATTCCCAAGGCGATGAAGGACGCTGTGCTGGCAGTGGAAGACGCGCGCTTTTACGAGCATGGCGGCGTCGACTACATGGGCGTGGCCCGCGCTGCGCTCGCCAACCTGGGCCGTGAGAAAAGCCAGGGTGCGTCCACCATCACGATGCAGGTGGCGCGCAACGTGTACCTGTCTTCCGAGAAGACGTACACCCGCAAGATCTATGAGGTGCTGCTGACCTTCAAGCTGGAGCACATGCTGACCAAGGATCAGATCCTTGAGATCTACATGAACCAGATCTTCCTGGGCAACCGCGCCTACGGGTTCGCCGCGGCGTCAGAGACCTACTTTGGCAAGCCGCTGAAGGACATCACGATTGCCGAAGCAGCCATGCTGGCGGGCATTCCCAAGTTCCCGTCGTCGGCCAACCCGATCGCCAATTTCGACCGCGCCCGCGAACGACAGCTCTACATCCTCGACCGCATGGTTGAAAACGGCTTCATCACCAAAGAGCAAGCCGCCGAGGCCAAGGAACAGCCGCTGCGCATCCGCCCCGCCAACGAGGGCACCCGCGTCCATGCCGAGTTCGTGGCCGAGATGGTGCGCCAGATGATGTTCGCGCAGTACGGAGAAGAGACCTACAGCCGCGGGCTGAACGTCTATACGTCGATCAACACGGACGACCAGAACGCGGCCTACGCGGCGCTGCGCAAGGGCATCCTGGATTACGACCGCCGCCAGTCCTACCGCGGGCCGGAGAAGTTCGTGGAAGTCCCGAAAGACCCAGCCGAGATCGTCGCGATGGCAGACGAGGCACTGACCGGGCACCCGGACATGGGCGATTTGCAGGCAGCACTGGTGGTGGAGGCCAGCCCAAGGTCGGTCACGGCCGTGCGCCACAACGGCGCGAAGATCACGATGACGGGCGAAGCGCTGCGGGTTGCGCAAACCGGCCTGTCTGCCAAGGCCGGCCCCGCGATCAAGATTCGTCCCGGCGCCGTCATCCGCGTCACCGAGAACAGCAAGGGCAACTGGAGCATCGCCCAGGTGCCCGAGGTCGAAGGCGCGCTGATCGCGCTCGACCCGCGCAATGGCGCAGTCAAGGCGCTGGTGGGCGGTTTTGACTTTGACAAGAACAAGTTCAACCACGTCACGCAGGCGTGGCGCCAGCCTGGCTCCAGCTTCAAGCCGTTCATCTATTCTGCGGCGCTGGAAAAAGGCTTTTCGCCGACCACCGTGATCAACGACACGCCGATGTTCTTCGACAGCAGCGTCACCGGCGGCCAGCCCTGGGAGCCGAAGAACTACGAAGGCGGCTTCGAAGGTCCCATGACCATGAAGCGCGGCCTGGCCCGCTCGCGCAACATGATCTCGATTCGCATCCTGCAGTCCATCACGCCCCAGTTCGGCCAGGAATGGGTGTCGCGCTTCGGCTTTGACGCCGACAAGCATCCCGCTTACCTGACGATGGCGCTGGGCGCCGGCTCGGTCACCCCCATGCAGCTTGCGGCGGGTTACTCGGTCTTTGCTAACGGTGGCTTCCGCGTGAATCCGTTCCTGGTGACCCGCATTACCGACCACACCGGCCGCGTTCTGGTTGAAAGCCAGCCGGCCGGCCCCGTCGAAACCAACCGCGCGATCGACGCACGCAACGCCTTCATCATGGGCACGATGCTGAACGACGTGGCGCGCAGCGGTACCGCCGCCAAGGCGCAAGGCCAGTTGAAGCGCCCCGACATCTACGGAAAGACCGGCACCACCAACGACTCGATGGACGCATGGTTCGCCGGCTACCAGCCTTCGCTGGTGGGCGTCGTGTGGATGGGCTACGACACCCCGCGCAACCTCGGCGCGCGTGAAACTGGTGGTGGCCTGAGCCTGCCGATCTGGATCAACTTCATGCAGACCGCGCTCAAGGGCGTGCCCGTCAGCGAGCCCACGCCACCCGAAGGCGTGACGCGCGTGGGCGGCGACTGGTATTACGAGGAATACGCGCGCGGTGGCGGAATCAGCAACCTGGGCGGCGCGGGGTTGGCACCGCCGACCGAGGCCGATCCGTCGGCAGAAGGCGGCGGCGCCCCGGCGCCATCCGAGGAGCGCAACCGCATCCTCGACATGTTCAAGAACTGA
- the ccsB gene encoding c-type cytochrome biogenesis protein CcsB → MNTQVATAPNPTSPSQRPNATLTLNEGYFARRTWGDWLFALLAVIGGVVAFQRYHASMDVYEKAILAGTVPVVIWLGWFWRPLRQLMLVVAALSLLAIWSYQGPQGQADLGRAETVFWLKYFLSSQSAILWMSMIVFMSTVFYWIGMFARKQSGTFEGIGSKLAWVAVTLALVGTMVRWYEGHQLGPDIGHIPVSNLYEVFVLFCWMTTLFYLYYEAQYRTRSMGAFVMLVVSAAVGFLLWYTLVREAHEIQPLVPALKSWWMKLHVPANFIGYGTFALAAMVAFAYLIKQQAHETRWYKLTPIWLFGIALCFVPIAFRQRNVGEAGGSYWLGYAIVAALIVGGILLGRKRIAERLPSFEVLDDVMYKSIALGFAFFTVATILGALWAAEAWGGYWSWDPKETWALIVWLNYAAWLHMRLMKGLRGTVAAWWALAGLAVTTFAFIGVNMFLSGLHSYGEL, encoded by the coding sequence ATGAACACCCAAGTGGCCACCGCGCCGAATCCGACCAGCCCCAGCCAGAGGCCCAACGCCACGCTGACGCTGAACGAAGGCTATTTCGCCCGCCGCACCTGGGGCGACTGGCTGTTTGCGCTGCTGGCGGTGATCGGCGGCGTGGTTGCTTTCCAACGCTACCACGCGTCCATGGACGTGTATGAAAAGGCGATCCTGGCGGGCACGGTGCCGGTGGTGATCTGGCTGGGCTGGTTCTGGCGGCCGCTGCGCCAGCTGATGCTGGTGGTGGCGGCACTGTCGCTGCTGGCCATCTGGTCTTACCAGGGGCCGCAGGGGCAGGCCGACCTGGGGCGCGCCGAAACGGTGTTCTGGCTGAAGTACTTCTTGTCCAGCCAGTCGGCCATCCTCTGGATGAGCATGATCGTTTTCATGAGCACGGTCTTCTACTGGATCGGCATGTTCGCGCGCAAGCAGTCGGGCACTTTCGAGGGCATTGGCAGCAAGCTGGCCTGGGTGGCCGTCACGCTGGCCCTCGTCGGCACCATGGTGCGCTGGTACGAAGGCCACCAGCTGGGCCCCGACATCGGCCACATCCCGGTCAGCAACCTGTACGAAGTGTTCGTGCTGTTCTGCTGGATGACCACGCTGTTCTACCTGTACTACGAGGCGCAGTACCGCACGCGCTCGATGGGCGCCTTCGTCATGCTGGTGGTCAGCGCGGCCGTGGGCTTCTTGCTGTGGTACACGCTGGTGCGCGAGGCGCACGAGATCCAGCCGCTGGTGCCCGCCCTGAAAAGCTGGTGGATGAAGCTGCACGTGCCGGCCAACTTCATCGGCTACGGCACCTTCGCGCTGGCGGCCATGGTGGCTTTTGCGTACCTGATCAAGCAGCAGGCGCATGAGACCCGCTGGTACAAGCTCACGCCGATCTGGCTGTTCGGCATCGCCCTGTGCTTCGTGCCGATCGCCTTCCGCCAGCGCAACGTGGGTGAGGCGGGTGGCAGCTACTGGCTGGGCTACGCCATCGTCGCCGCGCTGATCGTGGGCGGCATTCTGCTTGGCCGCAAGCGCATCGCCGAGCGGCTGCCCAGCTTCGAGGTGCTGGACGACGTGATGTACAAATCCATCGCACTGGGCTTTGCGTTCTTCACCGTGGCCACCATCCTGGGCGCCCTGTGGGCGGCCGAGGCCTGGGGCGGCTACTGGAGCTGGGACCCCAAAGAAACCTGGGCACTGATCGTCTGGCTGAACTACGCGGCCTGGCTGCACATGCGGCTGATGAAGGGCCTGCGCGGCACCGTGGCCGCCTGGTGGGCGCTGGCCGGGCTGGCGGTGACCACGTTCGCTTTCATCGGCGTGAACATGTTCCTGTCGGGGCTGCACAGCTACGGCGAGCTGTAG
- the lysA gene encoding diaminopimelate decarboxylase — translation MTSNTSLVPALPGDAHLSYRDGQLCMEGVRLAELARVHGTPLFVYSSAAIVDALAAYQRGLAGRRSLICYAMKANSTLAILKLLADQGCGFDIVSGGELERALAVGADPAKIIFSGIGKTRAEMARALQAGIGCFNVESLAELDVLSEVAVAHGQRAPISIRVNPNVDPKTHPYISTGLKGNKFGIAHEQALGAYQRAAALPGLRVVGIDCHIGSQITEPTPYLEAMDRILDLVAQIEAAGIPIHHIDFGGGLGIDYSGDTPPAADALWAALLARVDARGYGDRQLLIEPGRSLVGNAGVCLTEVLYLKPGEQKNFCIVDAAMNDLPRPALYQAFHRIVPLQLPRAGASAPTWDVVGPVCESGDWIGRDRALAAQAGDVLAVLSAGAYSMSMASNYNTRPRAAEVLVSGDQARVIRQREAVADLWRTEQL, via the coding sequence ATGACCTCCAACACCTCTCTGGTGCCCGCCCTGCCCGGCGATGCGCACCTGTCTTACCGCGACGGCCAGTTGTGCATGGAAGGCGTGCGCCTGGCCGAGCTGGCACGCGTTCACGGCACGCCGCTGTTCGTCTATTCCAGCGCCGCCATCGTCGATGCGCTGGCCGCCTACCAGCGCGGGTTGGCGGGCCGCCGTTCGCTGATCTGCTATGCGATGAAGGCCAATTCCACCCTGGCCATCCTCAAGCTGCTGGCCGATCAGGGCTGCGGCTTTGACATCGTCTCGGGCGGCGAGCTGGAACGCGCGCTGGCCGTCGGCGCCGATCCGGCCAAGATCATCTTTTCAGGCATCGGCAAGACGCGCGCCGAAATGGCCCGCGCGCTGCAGGCCGGTATCGGCTGCTTCAACGTGGAAAGCCTGGCCGAGCTGGACGTGCTGAGCGAAGTGGCCGTTGCCCACGGGCAGCGTGCGCCCATCAGCATCCGCGTGAACCCGAACGTCGACCCCAAGACGCACCCCTATATTTCCACCGGGCTCAAGGGCAACAAGTTCGGCATCGCGCACGAACAGGCGCTGGGCGCCTACCAGCGCGCGGCCGCGCTGCCGGGGCTGCGCGTGGTCGGCATCGATTGCCACATCGGCTCGCAGATCACCGAACCCACGCCCTACCTTGAGGCAATGGACCGCATCCTGGACCTGGTCGCGCAGATCGAGGCCGCGGGCATTCCCATCCACCACATCGACTTTGGCGGCGGCCTGGGCATCGACTACAGCGGCGACACGCCGCCTGCGGCCGATGCGCTGTGGGCCGCGCTGCTGGCGCGCGTGGATGCGCGCGGCTACGGCGACCGCCAGCTGCTGATCGAGCCGGGCCGCTCGCTGGTCGGCAACGCCGGCGTGTGCCTGACGGAGGTGCTCTACCTCAAGCCCGGCGAGCAGAAGAACTTCTGCATCGTCGACGCGGCCATGAACGACCTGCCACGCCCGGCGCTGTACCAAGCCTTCCACCGCATCGTGCCGCTGCAGCTGCCCCGCGCCGGCGCCAGCGCGCCCACGTGGGACGTGGTCGGCCCGGTGTGCGAAAGCGGCGACTGGATCGGCCGCGACCGCGCGCTGGCGGCGCAGGCTGGCGACGTGCTGGCCGTCTTGTCGGCCGGGGCGTACAGCATGAGCATGGCCAGCAACTACAACACCCGCCCGCGCGCGGCGGAAGTGCTGGTCAGCGGCGATCAGGCGCGTGTCATTCGCCAGCGCGAGGCAGTGGCCGACCTTTGGCGCACCGAGCAGCTGTAA
- the cyaY gene encoding iron donor protein CyaY, whose product MTELEYLDRAEALLATVETECDRINESGQTDIDNQRVGGMVTLVFDDRSQIVVNLQKPLLEVWLAARSGGYHYRWQDGAWRDTKTGEEFYVRLSLSASEHAGVPLSFGAAA is encoded by the coding sequence ATGACCGAGCTTGAATACCTGGACCGCGCCGAGGCGCTGCTGGCCACTGTAGAGACCGAATGCGACCGCATCAACGAATCGGGCCAAACCGATATCGACAACCAGCGTGTGGGCGGCATGGTCACGTTGGTGTTCGACGACCGGAGCCAGATCGTCGTCAACCTGCAAAAACCGCTGCTGGAAGTGTGGCTGGCCGCGCGTTCGGGCGGCTACCACTACCGCTGGCAGGACGGCGCGTGGCGCGACACGAAGACCGGCGAAGAGTTCTACGTCCGCCTGTCGCTAAGCGCCAGCGAACATGCGGGCGTGCCGTTGTCGTTTGGCGCGGCGGCCTGA
- the msrP gene encoding protein-methionine-sulfoxide reductase catalytic subunit MsrP, producing the protein MSRRSIHRAYDHPIPSEITPRALAESRREWLRQVALGAAGAGLAAWAARDALAQSAAVARPGKLAALAATPSTVPGAMTTEKLTDYKDASTYNNYYEFGTDKADPARNAGTLKPSPWAIEIEGMVKKPGKIGLEELLKLSPMEQRIYRLRCVEGWSMVIPWEGYSLAALIRRADPLGSAKYVEFVTLADPKQMPGLRSSVLDWPYTEALRLDEAMHPLTLLAFGMYGEVLPNQNGAPVRLVVPWKYGFKSAKSIVKIRFLDKEPRTAWNKAAANEYGFYSNVNPNVDHPRWSQATERRIGEDGLFAKKRKTLMFNGYEAQVGQLYAGMDLKKNY; encoded by the coding sequence ATGTCCCGCCGATCCATTCACCGCGCGTACGACCACCCCATCCCCAGCGAGATCACGCCACGTGCGCTGGCAGAAAGCCGCCGCGAATGGCTGCGACAAGTGGCCCTGGGCGCCGCCGGGGCGGGCCTGGCCGCCTGGGCGGCGCGCGATGCGCTGGCGCAATCCGCCGCCGTGGCGCGCCCCGGCAAGCTGGCCGCGCTGGCGGCCACGCCGTCCACGGTGCCCGGCGCAATGACGACGGAAAAGCTGACCGACTACAAAGACGCCAGCACCTACAACAACTACTACGAATTCGGCACCGACAAGGCCGACCCGGCGCGCAACGCGGGCACGCTCAAGCCGTCGCCCTGGGCGATAGAGATCGAAGGCATGGTCAAGAAGCCCGGCAAGATCGGCCTGGAAGAGCTGCTGAAGCTGTCGCCCATGGAGCAGCGCATCTACCGCCTGCGCTGCGTGGAGGGCTGGTCGATGGTGATCCCGTGGGAAGGCTATTCACTGGCCGCGCTGATCCGCCGCGCCGATCCGCTGGGCAGCGCAAAGTACGTCGAATTCGTCACCCTGGCCGACCCCAAGCAGATGCCGGGGCTGCGATCCAGCGTGCTGGACTGGCCCTACACCGAGGCGCTGCGCCTGGACGAGGCGATGCACCCACTCACCCTGCTGGCCTTCGGCATGTACGGCGAGGTGCTGCCCAACCAGAACGGCGCGCCCGTGCGGCTGGTGGTGCCGTGGAAGTACGGCTTCAAATCCGCCAAGTCGATCGTGAAAATCCGCTTCTTGGACAAGGAGCCGCGCACCGCCTGGAACAAGGCCGCCGCGAACGAGTACGGCTTTTATTCCAACGTGAACCCGAACGTGGACCACCCGCGCTGGAGCCAGGCGACCGAGCGGCGCATCGGCGAAGACGGCCTGTTCGCCAAGAAGCGCAAGACGCTGATGTTCAACGGCTATGAGGCGCAGGTGGGGCAGCTTTATGCGGGGATGGATCTGAAAAAGAACTATTAG
- a CDS encoding PQQ-dependent sugar dehydrogenase, with translation MRDSVSGTRGGLAQRRHHWLTLAAALALLGSAAAPALARGYVPQGRCGPHERVQIDTVPAGHCVALVADETQGLAAPRRILEVTPGRFWVIDMGANWVPKRGRLLELTLPPGAARAKVSTLAEGLDRPLGLAKGPDGQIWMGEVHQVWRTPLPPPGQPIRREVMLPNLPTSGAHPLKEIAFGPGDALYVNMGSVTDSCRNDAQQQPVPCPELGGTQPRAAVYRAQLDPAQGWKVTRFEPFATGLRNSVALTVLPSGAVLQGENSIDYPDAAQPPEKLNRLQAGRHYGWPYCVGKGMAARGYEKRYDCAQATPPAQTWPAHAAPLHLLQGTAGSPFAGQLLVAWHGHRPAGQRVMRVPIRADGTPTGPPRPVLEGWAARQGVRPVGHPTGLAIDHDGRLWVVEDIHRAVLLVRPIQAP, from the coding sequence GTGCGCGATTCGGTTTCTGGCACCCGCGGCGGGCTGGCGCAGCGGCGCCATCATTGGCTGACCCTGGCCGCCGCCCTGGCGCTGCTGGGGAGCGCTGCGGCCCCCGCCCTGGCGCGCGGCTACGTGCCGCAGGGCCGCTGCGGCCCGCACGAGCGCGTGCAGATCGACACCGTGCCCGCCGGGCACTGCGTGGCGCTGGTCGCCGACGAGACGCAGGGCCTGGCCGCGCCGCGCCGCATTCTGGAAGTGACGCCGGGCCGCTTTTGGGTGATCGACATGGGCGCCAACTGGGTGCCCAAGCGCGGCCGCCTGCTGGAGCTGACGCTGCCGCCCGGCGCCGCGCGCGCCAAGGTGAGTACGCTGGCCGAAGGGTTGGACAGACCGCTGGGCCTGGCCAAGGGGCCGGACGGGCAGATCTGGATGGGCGAAGTGCATCAGGTATGGCGCACGCCCCTGCCCCCGCCCGGCCAACCGATCCGCCGCGAAGTGATGTTGCCCAACCTGCCGACCAGCGGCGCCCACCCCCTCAAGGAAATCGCCTTCGGCCCTGGCGACGCGCTGTACGTGAACATGGGCTCGGTCACCGACAGCTGCCGCAACGATGCGCAGCAGCAGCCCGTGCCCTGCCCCGAACTGGGCGGCACCCAGCCCAGGGCCGCCGTGTACCGCGCCCAGCTGGACCCGGCGCAGGGCTGGAAGGTCACGCGCTTTGAGCCCTTTGCCACCGGCCTGCGCAACTCGGTGGCATTGACGGTGTTGCCTAGCGGCGCCGTGCTGCAGGGCGAAAACTCGATTGACTACCCCGACGCCGCCCAGCCGCCTGAAAAACTGAACCGCCTGCAAGCCGGGCGGCACTACGGCTGGCCCTACTGCGTGGGCAAGGGCATGGCGGCCCGTGGGTACGAAAAGCGCTACGACTGCGCGCAAGCCACGCCGCCAGCCCAGACCTGGCCCGCCCACGCCGCGCCGCTGCACCTGCTGCAAGGCACGGCTGGGTCGCCGTTTGCTGGCCAGTTGCTGGTGGCCTGGCATGGCCACCGGCCTGCCGGCCAGCGCGTGATGCGCGTGCCGATCCGCGCCGACGGCACGCCCACCGGCCCACCGCGCCCGGTGCTGGAAGGCTGGGCGGCGCGCCAAGGCGTGCGCCCGGTTGGCCACCCGACGGGCCTGGCTATCGACCACGATGGCCGCTTGTGGGTGGTGGAGGACATCCACCGCGCGGTGCTGCTGGTGCGGCCTATCCAAGCGCCTTGA
- the lptM gene encoding LPS translocon maturation chaperone LptM produces the protein MSSAASPVRRILFSACGAAAALATVTLLAACGQRGPLYIPQTPAAAQRATLPQTVWGGHSAPPATPASGAASAAVPAYRPPQQLLPDLPDIE, from the coding sequence ATGTCGTCAGCAGCATCGCCAGTTCGAAGGATTCTATTCAGCGCCTGCGGCGCAGCCGCTGCGCTGGCGACGGTAACCCTGCTGGCCGCATGCGGCCAGCGCGGGCCGCTCTACATTCCCCAAACCCCGGCGGCGGCGCAGCGCGCCACGCTGCCGCAAACCGTGTGGGGCGGCCACAGTGCGCCACCTGCCACGCCCGCCAGCGGCGCCGCTTCGGCCGCCGTACCGGCCTACCGGCCGCCGCAGCAGTTGCTGCCGGACCTGCCTGACATCGAATGA
- a CDS encoding sulfite oxidase heme-binding subunit YedZ: protein MRSLLLHPLTKPLVFLLCLLPLAWLVYGAVANQLGANPAEALIRGLGDWALRFLCIALAVTPVRIHTRTPQLARYRRMLGLFVAFYASLHLVAYAWLDMGLDVAEIGRDILKRPFILVGFTAWLLLVPLALTSTNGAVRRLGGKAWRALHRLVYLVAPLALLHFFWMRAGKNDFAEVAVYAVILGALLLDRLSRYFKPKTPPAPTR from the coding sequence ATGCGATCCCTCTTGCTGCATCCCCTGACCAAGCCGCTGGTTTTCTTGCTGTGCCTGCTGCCGCTGGCGTGGCTGGTGTACGGCGCCGTGGCGAATCAGCTGGGTGCGAACCCGGCTGAGGCACTGATTCGCGGGCTGGGCGATTGGGCGCTGCGTTTTCTGTGCATCGCGCTGGCTGTGACGCCGGTGCGCATCCACACGCGCACGCCGCAGCTGGCGCGCTACCGCCGCATGCTGGGGCTGTTCGTGGCTTTCTACGCCAGCTTGCACCTGGTCGCCTACGCGTGGCTGGACATGGGGCTGGACGTGGCCGAAATTGGCCGCGACATCCTCAAGCGGCCGTTCATCCTGGTGGGCTTCACGGCGTGGTTGCTGCTGGTGCCGCTGGCGCTGACCTCCACCAACGGCGCAGTGCGGCGCCTGGGCGGCAAGGCGTGGCGCGCGCTGCACCGCCTGGTGTACCTGGTCGCGCCGCTGGCGCTGCTGCATTTTTTCTGGATGCGCGCCGGCAAGAACGACTTTGCCGAGGTGGCGGTGTATGCGGTGATTCTGGGCGCGTTGCTGCTGGATCGGCTCAGCCGCTACTTCAAGCCAAAAACACCGCCAGCGCCCACCAGATAA